TCTGAAAAAGAAGCGAATTTAGTTATTGCGTATCCTGATTATCCTGAAAATATAAGATTAGATTTAAATGATATTTGGGAAAAATTTAATGATTTAGCATGTAAGAGTTTAGACCAAAATCTTAAGATAACTGATAACTTTGAAGTTACAAGATATATGATGGGAGTATGTAATAAAGCTCGTATTTTTATTAAAGCATCTCCCGGGTAGCTGCAACAGCGACCAAGGAGATGCTTTAATCTAAAACCATCTATCTTTATTAATAAGCAATACTACAGCAATACATATAGTTGGAATAAATATCATTCCAAATACTACCCAAAATGCCATTACATAATTATGCATTGGAATCCCTTGTACATTCATAGAAAAAAGTCCACTAACAAGAGTCATAGGTAAGATTGCAACTTGAACAATAGTAAATATACGCATCAAACCATTCATTGTGTGGTTTGTGAGTGATGCAAAGGTACTGTCAGCAGACTCTATAACTTCTTTATAGTTTTCAAGCATATCCCATATTTTTTCTATTTTATCAGTAATATCGTCAAAATATATGTCCATATCCTTAGGAAGATATTTTACAATATCTTTTTCAAGTGTTATTACAACGGGTCTTAATGGTTTAATTACACTTCTATAGTTAATTATCTGCATTTTAGTCTTTGATATATTTTCAAGCATTTCCTTAGAACGAGTAAGGAATACTTGCTTATTTATTTCACTAACCTTAGCTCCAATCTTATCTAGCATAGGAAAGCAATAATCAAATAATATCTTTATTATCTCATAGAGCAATAGTGCTGAACCCTTCTCCATATATTCTTTCCTTAATGCTTCGTTTAATTGGCAATTTTGTGCTAAATCCACTAAAGGTTTGAATTCTCCCTCATGAAGTGTAACTACGTAATCATGACTTATAAAAATATCTAATTCTACAGAGTCAATCCTGTCACAGTCTTTTCTATATCTTGGAAGGTGTAGTACAATAAAACTATAATCTTCATAGGTATCAATTTTTGATCTTTGATGCTCAGTCATACAATCCTCTATCAAAAGTTCATGAAATCCATAAACATCTTTAAGCATCTCAAATTCCTTATTAGTAGGTCTAATTATATCAACCCATTTAATCCCTTCATGTTCAATTAGCTTTACCTCTGTAGGTAAATCTTTTATAACAGGTTGTTGTTTCTTTGCATTTTGGAATGGTAATGTTAACATAAACATAGTAATGTCCTCCTTTTTATAGAGAGGATCTTACCCTTAACAAAAATGAGTAGTAAAACATAATCCTCTCTTTTTTAATATAAAATTATTTATAAAAATATCATACAGATCGGGGTTGCTTTCCACTCAAATTCGCCACCTTTTTAGTATACTTATCAAAATAATATTCTTAAATATTTATAAAAATAAAAAAATCTCCCCACAACAAAGTGAAGAGATTCAATACGAACCAAATAATAGCTTCTTCACTCGTTGAGTTTTAGCACTGTAAAGCATAGAACATAACCATCCATATTTTATATGAATGTTGTCAGCTACATTAAGTAAAACCTTAATCCGGTAGTACCTGCTGACCCATTGGCGTCTCTCGACGTTTCTGGGCAGTAGCATATATCTATACAGTAACCTCACCTAACAAGAATATTAAATTTTTATTCTCAATTAGTCTTAATCTTATACTTTATACTATGCGAAAAACCAAAGGATGTCAATAATATTTTCAGACTCTAGTACTGACCCTTCACGCGTTACCCACTTTTAGTTAAAATATTTCAATTCCAATAAACCTTACAAAACTGTAAGGTTTTATTATATAAATCAATTTATTAGTTTCCTTAATTCATATAGAATTTATTTATGTTTGGAGCCTTTAAATGCACACCAAACAAATCAATCCAGAAAAATCAAGGAGGTCTACTACTATGAAAAAATCTATCACTTATATGCAAAGATTTTTAATAATTATAATAATTATTGCATATGTACTTCCGTTTTTATGCTTTCAAATAAAATGCTTAACACATATTCTGAGTACTCACCAAACTGTTACAACAACAGAAAGTAAAGAAAAAAATTCTATATCTTTATTAGGTAACAACAATAAAGAGCCTTTAAATAAGGACACTGTAGAAAAGTTTGCAGATGGTCTGTTTAATGAACAGTTGAAAAAATTTAAAGTACCCGGAGCAGTTTTTGCTGTTGTTAAAGACAATACTGTTCTTTTTGAAAAAGGATATGGATATTCAGATATAGATAAAAAAATACCCGTTAATCCTAATACAACTGTTTTTAGAGTAGCTTCAATTTCAAAACTTTTTACTGCTACAGCTGTTATGCAGCTAAAAGAAAAAGGTAAGGTAAATTTAAATGAAGATGTAAATAAATATTTAAAGGATTTTAAAATAGAAAACAAATACTCAAAACCTGTAACACTTGAAAATCTCTTGACTCACACCGCTGGTTTTGATGAAAAAATTATCGGAGAATCTCAAACAAAAAGTTATCTACAGGAAAAGCCACTAAAAGATACCTTAACATCTCGCCTTCGTCCTATAATTCGTGAGCCTGGTGAAGCTCCCCAGTACAGTAACTATGGTATGTCTGTAGCTGGTTATGTTGTTGAAAGTATGACAGGTACTCCTTTTGATAAATATATGGAAGATAATATATTGAAGCCTCTACATATGAATAACAGCAGTTTTTCTTTCAATAACAAAATACTAGGTAACTTATCTAAAGGATATGATTACAAAAATGGTGTTTATAAAAAAGTCCCTATATATGGAACAACCTTGGCACCGGCGGGTGGATTAAAAACCACCGCAGATGATATGACTAAGTTTATGATAGCACATTTAAATAACGGTACTTATGATAATACTGCAATATTGAATAAAGATACTACAGAGGATATGCATAAAAAGCATTTTCCATTGGATATAAATATTCCCGGTTTATGCTATGGATTTGAAGAAAACAATATAAATGGGGTGAGAGTACTTGGCCATGGAGGTAACGATTATGGTTTTAATAGTCTCTTATATTTAATACCTGGTAGTAATTTGGGATTTTTTATTTCAACCAATGGTGATACTGGAGCCAATATGTGTGGTAGTCTAGCCAATGAATTCATGAAAAAATATTATCCACAATCTAAAGCACAAACCAGTATGGATAATAAAGTTAAATTTACAAAAAGTAATTTAAAAGAATTGGAAGGTGTTTACCAAGCTAGTAGATATCCAAGAAATGAACTAGGTAAATTAGTATTACTACTGGTTCCACCATTAAATATAAAAAGCAAGTCGGATACATTGATCGTAAAAAACCCAGGTGGGCAAAATCTCTATAAAGAAATAGAACCTTTACTTTTTAAGAATGTTAAAGGCGGTGATACTATTGCCTTTAAAGCAAATAAACAAGGAAATATATCTTATATGCTTCCTCCTGGTTCAAACATTGCCTATGAGAAAATCCATTGGTATGAAAACCCTATGTTGCATAAAATCATTTTTGTACTTTTTTCAGTATTGTTTTTATGTATGTCCATTACGATGATATTTCTTAATTTCAAGAAAAAAGCTACTAAGGAATTGTCAATTTATAAGCATCATAGATATATTATACTTTCTATATGCATATTAAATTTAGTGTTTTTATTGGGTATGACTAAAGAATGTATTGATTTATCATCCTCTCTTACTTTTTTACCAGAATTACCTAAGATGGTTATATTTCTATTGTTTATTCCAATACTAACTACCATATTTACTTTTGGACTACTGATTGCAACCTATGTATATTGGAATATGAGAAAATCTAATGCCGGTATAGTTGTACGTAATATAATACTTTGTTGTGTTTTTTTAATTTTTAGTCTTTATCTAAATTACTGGAATCTTTTAGGATTCAAGTTTTAGTCAAAAATCAGATGCCAGTTTCCTTTACTATCAAATGCAATCTTCTTTCCGCCCTTTTAATTTATGATATAATATAGAAAAGTTACTATATTATATCATAACTTTAAAAAGGAGGAATCTGTTTTGTATAAGATACTTGTTATTGAAGATGATATCAGGCTAAATAAACTCGTAACAGAGCATCTTCAAAAATATAGATATGATGTTACTTATATACAAGATTTTAAAAATGTAGAGGTAGAACTGGAAAATTCAAAAGCTGACTTAATTCTTTTAGATATAAATCTTCCATATTCCGATGGGTTTCAACTGTGTAAAACTTTTAGAAGATCCTCGAAAATACCTGTAATTATTATTTCTTCAAGAGATAGTGGAGAGGAACAAATACGTGGACTTGAACTCGGAGCAGATGATTATATTACAAAACCTTTTAACTTTGACTTTCTGCTTGCTAAGATACAAGCAGCAATACGAAGAGTGTACGGTGAATATGCAAATGAATCAACTATAATTGAAAGTATGGGAGGTATTAAGCTTAATAAAGATACTTTTAAAATACATTATAATGAAATTGAACTTGAGCTTAGTAAAAATGAGTTCAAGCTCTTAAGTATACTTATTAAGAATGAAAATAGAATAGTCAGTAGGGAATATCTTTTAGAAGAACTTTGGGATGATAGCAATTTTGTAGATGATAACACGTTAACAGTTAATATAGCAAGAATAAGAGCTAAACTTAAAGAGTTTGGTGTTAGTGAAGTTATCTCAACCAAATGGGGTATAGGATACATGTTTCAATGTGATTCTGAGCAAGAGGGTTAAATATGAACAAAAATATATTAATAAATTTTGCAAAAGATAAACTATCACTTACTATTGTATATTTTCTTAGTACAATTTTAATTCTTATTTACATTTACTCATTAGGTACTCAAATTGATGTATTATATCCTTTGTTACTATCTATAGTACTATACCTACTTTTAATATTAAGTGAATGGTCCAAATATTATAAGTTTAATAGAAGTATCAATGAAGGCATAGAAAACAGGTACTTTAATTTAAATCCAAAAACAAATGAACAGCTAGAAACAGCTAATGCTATATTTAAAATTCATGAAAACTATACAAATAAAATAAGTAAAATCCATGCACAAAATACAGATAATAAGTATTTTTTATCTCAATGGATTCATAATATAAAGACTCCTCCTTCAATAATCGATCTTATCATTCAAAAGGCTACTAAAGAAACAAGCTTTAGTAACGAGGATTCAACAATGAACCAATTGAATATATTAAGATTGTTCTTTGATATAAGAGAAGAAAATAATAAAGTTAAGAATGGTTTAGATCAAATTCTAAACATTAGTAGATTAAATGATTTTTCAAAAGATTATGAGCCTCAAACAGCGAACCTCGTGCAATTATTAAAGGCGGTCATCAATAATAAAAAAAGTCAATTTATCTATAATAATGTATTTCCTAAAATAGAATTTAAATATGAAAAGATATTGATTATTACAGATGAAAAGTGGACTAAATTTATGCTAGGACAACTTATATCAAATGCTATTAAATATTCTAAAGCTAACAAAGAAAACACATATATATATTTTAATATATATATAAATGATAAAGAAACAAAGTTAACAATTAGAGATGAAGGTATTGGAATTCCAAGCTTCGATATAAAAAGAGTTTTTGAACCATTTTTCACAGGAGAAAACGGTAGAAAAGTGGGCGATGCTACTGGCATAGGCCTATATATATGCAAAGTAATATCAAAGAAGTTGAATCATAGCATAGCCATAGAATCTGAGATTAATAAAGGAACTACTATTTCAGTTACTTATCCATCAAAAATTTAAAGACAATGGGGTGATGCATTGGAAGTTTTATGTGCTGAGGATATTGTTAAGGTGTATGGAGGAAATTTAGAAGTTAACTCTAATAATGTATTAAACGGTATAAATTTAAGCATTGAAAGTGGAGAATTTACTGCTATTATGGGACAATCAGGAAGTGGTAAGACAACCCTGCTTAATATCTTATCCGGTATTGACACGTCTAATAGTGGAACAGTGAAAATAATGAATAAATATATAACTTCCTTAAGCAAAAAAGAAAAATCTATTTTTAGGCGTGAAAATTTAGGAATTATATTTCAAAGCTTTAATCTTCTTGATAATATTACGCTTGCAGAAAATGCTGCACTTCCATTGATATTTAAGGGAATCAGTGCCCCAATAATTGATGAAAAAATAAAAGAATATTTTATGCTTTTTGATATATACGATATTAGAAATAGATATCCCTATAACGTGTCTGTAGGCGAACAACAAAGAGCAGCCACATGTAGAGCTCTAATAAATGATCCATATATTATTTTAGCTGATGAACCAACTGGAAGTCTTGATCCAAATACTTCTAAAAAATTTATGAATTACTTGCAAATTATAAATGATATCAAAAAAGCAACAATTCTTATGGTTACACATGACATATACGCTGCAAGCTACTGTAGACGAGTGATTTTCATAAAATCCGGAAAAATATTTGTAGATATATATAACAAAGGGGATCAAGGTGCTTTTTTTAATAGAATATTGGATACTCTAGCAGTGATTAGTGGTGAATGATATGAATTATGGAAAGATGCTTAAACAAACTATAAAATTAAATCTAGATCAATATTTCTTGTATATATTTTCCCTAATAATTTCAGTTATATTCTTTTTTACTGAATTAACACTATATAATTCATATGTAGTAGTAATTAAACAAAAAAATGTTTTTGTATTACCAGCAATTGCTGTCTTTAATACTGCATTATGGAGTATTTTAACTTATATTTCCTTCGTAAAACACAGACAAAAGGAATTTGCAACATTTTTGGCTTTGGGCATGACCTGTAATGAGCTGAAAATACTACTTCTCTTAGAAAATATTTTAAATTTTCTCATATATGTGCCTATAGGATTAATTTTAGGTATTATATTTTCAAAAATCATTGTACTTTTCATATTTAAATTAGCAGGAATTTGTGCTTTTACTTTTAAATTTAAATCAATTATCTACATAATTACTATTGGACATTATATTTTGCTTACTATTATATTCATTTTATGGACATCTAAATTTATTAATAGTCTGTCCCTTTTAAAAATAGCAAATTATAAAAATTCACATATGGCATATTCTAAAAAAGATAAATTATTAAAAATAGCACCCTATATTTTAATGCTATTTTGCATTCATTTTAATGAAAGAATGGCCCTAAACTTACAATCTAGATATTATATAAACTATTCTTTAATATGTATAGTAGTAATTTTTATATTATTTTTAATTTTTATAAATATATTTATTGTTTTTGCAAAAAAAAG
This window of the Clostridium estertheticum genome carries:
- a CDS encoding response regulator transcription factor is translated as MYKILVIEDDIRLNKLVTEHLQKYRYDVTYIQDFKNVEVELENSKADLILLDINLPYSDGFQLCKTFRRSSKIPVIIISSRDSGEEQIRGLELGADDYITKPFNFDFLLAKIQAAIRRVYGEYANESTIIESMGGIKLNKDTFKIHYNEIELELSKNEFKLLSILIKNENRIVSREYLLEELWDDSNFVDDNTLTVNIARIRAKLKEFGVSEVISTKWGIGYMFQCDSEQEG
- a CDS encoding magnesium transporter CorA family protein; this translates as MFMLTLPFQNAKKQQPVIKDLPTEVKLIEHEGIKWVDIIRPTNKEFEMLKDVYGFHELLIEDCMTEHQRSKIDTYEDYSFIVLHLPRYRKDCDRIDSVELDIFISHDYVVTLHEGEFKPLVDLAQNCQLNEALRKEYMEKGSALLLYEIIKILFDYCFPMLDKIGAKVSEINKQVFLTRSKEMLENISKTKMQIINYRSVIKPLRPVVITLEKDIVKYLPKDMDIYFDDITDKIEKIWDMLENYKEVIESADSTFASLTNHTMNGLMRIFTIVQVAILPMTLVSGLFSMNVQGIPMHNYVMAFWVVFGMIFIPTICIAVVLLINKDRWF
- a CDS encoding FtsX-like permease family protein, encoding MNYGKMLKQTIKLNLDQYFLYIFSLIISVIFFFTELTLYNSYVVVIKQKNVFVLPAIAVFNTALWSILTYISFVKHRQKEFATFLALGMTCNELKILLLLENILNFLIYVPIGLILGIIFSKIIVLFIFKLAGICAFTFKFKSIIYIITIGHYILLTIIFILWTSKFINSLSLLKIANYKNSHMAYSKKDKLLKIAPYILMLFCIHFNERMALNLQSRYYINYSLICIVVIFILFLIFINIFIVFAKKSKNFYYKRIFLINELEDSLKDNKIIIFFIAFLNFTFIISERIANLTSVKTRFNTYNIFQMSSFNTIYIFIVLLSFIASSTILYLKIKIDLDNWQFEKIKLYNIGLIDEEIDSILLCKLRLIFFSHIFITTLASIVYLYICKLGKEFTINTIKIFICYFIIQLLGYIVTRIKVIETNR
- a CDS encoding ABC transporter ATP-binding protein, which codes for MEVLCAEDIVKVYGGNLEVNSNNVLNGINLSIESGEFTAIMGQSGSGKTTLLNILSGIDTSNSGTVKIMNKYITSLSKKEKSIFRRENLGIIFQSFNLLDNITLAENAALPLIFKGISAPIIDEKIKEYFMLFDIYDIRNRYPYNVSVGEQQRAATCRALINDPYIILADEPTGSLDPNTSKKFMNYLQIINDIKKATILMVTHDIYAASYCRRVIFIKSGKIFVDIYNKGDQGAFFNRILDTLAVISGE
- a CDS encoding serine hydrolase, with product MKKSITYMQRFLIIIIIIAYVLPFLCFQIKCLTHILSTHQTVTTTESKEKNSISLLGNNNKEPLNKDTVEKFADGLFNEQLKKFKVPGAVFAVVKDNTVLFEKGYGYSDIDKKIPVNPNTTVFRVASISKLFTATAVMQLKEKGKVNLNEDVNKYLKDFKIENKYSKPVTLENLLTHTAGFDEKIIGESQTKSYLQEKPLKDTLTSRLRPIIREPGEAPQYSNYGMSVAGYVVESMTGTPFDKYMEDNILKPLHMNNSSFSFNNKILGNLSKGYDYKNGVYKKVPIYGTTLAPAGGLKTTADDMTKFMIAHLNNGTYDNTAILNKDTTEDMHKKHFPLDINIPGLCYGFEENNINGVRVLGHGGNDYGFNSLLYLIPGSNLGFFISTNGDTGANMCGSLANEFMKKYYPQSKAQTSMDNKVKFTKSNLKELEGVYQASRYPRNELGKLVLLLVPPLNIKSKSDTLIVKNPGGQNLYKEIEPLLFKNVKGGDTIAFKANKQGNISYMLPPGSNIAYEKIHWYENPMLHKIIFVLFSVLFLCMSITMIFLNFKKKATKELSIYKHHRYIILSICILNLVFLLGMTKECIDLSSSLTFLPELPKMVIFLLFIPILTTIFTFGLLIATYVYWNMRKSNAGIVVRNIILCCVFLIFSLYLNYWNLLGFKF
- a CDS encoding sensor histidine kinase — translated: MNKNILINFAKDKLSLTIVYFLSTILILIYIYSLGTQIDVLYPLLLSIVLYLLLILSEWSKYYKFNRSINEGIENRYFNLNPKTNEQLETANAIFKIHENYTNKISKIHAQNTDNKYFLSQWIHNIKTPPSIIDLIIQKATKETSFSNEDSTMNQLNILRLFFDIREENNKVKNGLDQILNISRLNDFSKDYEPQTANLVQLLKAVINNKKSQFIYNNVFPKIEFKYEKILIITDEKWTKFMLGQLISNAIKYSKANKENTYIYFNIYINDKETKLTIRDEGIGIPSFDIKRVFEPFFTGENGRKVGDATGIGLYICKVISKKLNHSIAIESEINKGTTISVTYPSKI